The DNA window TAGGCGATGCCGGCGGCCTTCAGCTCTTCCTCGGTTTTGCCGACGGAGGCGACCTCGGGCATCGTGTAGACGACGCCCGGAATGACGTCGTAGTTCACATGGCCCGCCTGACCGGCGAGGATTTCCGCCATCGCCACGCCCTCGTCCTCGGCCTTGTGGGCGAGCATCGGGCCGACGATCACGTCGCCGATGGCATAGATGCCCGGCACCGACGTCTGGTAGTGCGCGTCGGTGGCGACACGGCCGCGCTCGTCGAGCGTCACGCCCACTTCGGCAAGGCCAAGACCGTCGGTGAAGGGCTTGCGGCCGACGGCGACAAGCACGACGTCCGCCTCGATGGTCTCGGCAGCGCCGCCCGCGGCCGGCTCGAAGGTGAGGCTGGCGCCGTTGGCGGTCGGCGTCACACCCGTCACCTTGGCGCCGAGCTTGAAGTCGAAGCCCTGCTTGGCCAGCATGCGCTGGAACTGCTTGGCGACGTCGCCGTCCATGCCGGGCAGGATGCGGTCGAGATATTCGACGACCGTCACCTTGGCGCCGAGGCGGCCCCAGACCGAGCCGAGTTCAAGGCCGATGACGCCCGCGCCGATCACGACGAGATGGCCCGGCACCGTCTCCAGCTTGATCGCGCCGGTCGAGGAGACGACGGTTGTCTCGTCGATGCTGATGCCCGGCAGCGTCGCGACGTCCGAGCCGGTGGCGATCACGATGGACTTGGCTTCGAGCGTCGTCTTGGCGCCATCCTCGGCGGTCACTTCCACCTTGCCGGC is part of the Hartmannibacter diazotrophicus genome and encodes:
- the lpdA gene encoding dihydrolipoyl dehydrogenase, whose translation is MSSYDLIVIGTGPGGYVCAIRAAQLGMKVAVVEKRATYGGTCLNIGCIPSKALLHASEMFEEAGHVFDRLGIKVGTPELDLPAMMTHKDTTVDANVSGVAFLFKKNKIEAHHGTGRIVAAGKVEVTAEDGAKTTLEAKSIVIATGSDVATLPGISIDETTVVSSTGAIKLETVPGHLVVIGAGVIGLELGSVWGRLGAKVTVVEYLDRILPGMDGDVAKQFQRMLAKQGFDFKLGAKVTGVTPTANGASLTFEPAAGGAAETIEADVVLVAVGRKPFTDGLGLAEVGVTLDERGRVATDAHYQTSVPGIYAIGDVIVGPMLAHKAEDEGVAMAEILAGQAGHVNYDVIPGVVYTMPEVASVGKTEEELKAAGIAYNIGKFPFTANGRARASLKTDGFVKVLADAATDRVLGVHILGAGAGEMIHEAAVLMEFGGSSEDLARTCHAHPTMSEAVKEAALAVEKRAIHI